The Natranaerobius trueperi genome window below encodes:
- the amrA gene encoding AmmeMemoRadiSam system protein A: protein MSNTERETALTLARDSLTLYVKEEKFILPPKNLPQLFYNPRGAFVSIKDIDGNLRGCIGTLEPTKENLAYEIIQNAVSAGTNDPRFPEVLISEINKLQFSVDVISPLEYVSDTNQLDAQKYGVVIEKDYRRGVLLPDLEGVDTVFNQLRIASQKVDLSLDEQGIKIYRFKVTRFSEG from the coding sequence AGCAAGAGATAGTTTAACCTTATATGTAAAAGAAGAAAAGTTTATTTTACCGCCTAAAAATTTACCCCAGCTCTTTTACAACCCTAGGGGAGCGTTTGTTTCAATAAAAGATATTGATGGTAATCTTAGAGGTTGTATTGGTACTTTAGAGCCAACAAAAGAAAACTTGGCTTATGAAATAATTCAAAATGCAGTAAGTGCCGGTACAAATGATCCCCGTTTTCCCGAAGTGCTAATTTCTGAAATTAATAAGCTTCAATTTTCTGTAGATGTTATTTCACCCTTAGAATACGTATCTGATACAAACCAACTAGATGCACAAAAATATGGTGTTGTTATTGAAAAAGACTATCGCCGTGGAGTATTATTACCTGACTTAGAAGGTGTAGACACTGTTTTTAACCAGCTTAGAATTGCAAGTCAAAAAGTAGATCTTTCCTTAGATGAACAAGGTATTAAGATATATCGTTTTAAAGTAACTAGATTTAGTGAGGGGTGA